In the Sandaracinus amylolyticus genome, GACGGCCGCTCGCTGCGCGTCGACGAGGCGCAGGAGCGCGCGCCCCGCGCCGGTGGCGGCGGCGGTGGCGGCTTCGGCGGCGGTGGTGGCGGCGGCGGCCGCGGCGGCTTCGGCGGCGGCGGTGGCGGCCGTGGGGGCGGCGGCGGTGGCGGCGGCTGGGGCGGCGGCGGCGGCGACCGTGGTGGTCGTGGCGGCGGCGGCTTCGGCGGCGGCGGCCGTGGCGGCGGCCGCGGGCGCTGAGCGCATCGCGACCTGAAGAACGCGAGACGACGACGCGGGCCGATCGGAAGATCGGTCCGCGTTTTCTTTTCGGGCGCGTTCTTTTCGGACGCCAGGGAACCGGCGACGACGACGCGTGGTACATCCGCGCGCCGTGAGAGACGCGCTCGACATCGGGATCGTCGGCGCGGGCACCGCGGGCAGCGCGGCGGCGCTCCTGCTCGCGCGCGCCGGGCATCGCGTGACGGTCTACGAGCGCGTGCCCGCGCCGAGCGCGGTGGGCGCGGGGATCGTGCTGCAGCCGACCGGACAGTCGGTGCTCGCGCGTCTCGGGCTGCTGGGGCCGATCCTCGAGCGCGGGGCGCGCATCGATCGGCTGCGCTGCGAGACCGATCGCAGGCGCGTGGTGGTCGACATCTCGTACGCCGACGTCGACGCGCGGCTCTTCGGGATCGGGCTGCATCGCGGCGTGCTCTTCGAGGCGCTCTTCGACGCGGCGCGCGCCCAGGAGGGCGTGCGGGTCGAGCTCGGCATCGAGATCACGGGGTGCGAGCTCGAGCACGATCGACGCGTGCTCGTCGACACGCGCGGCGAGCGGCACGGGCCCTTCGATCTGATCGTCGTCGCCGACGGCGCGGGCTCGCGCATCACGTCGAGCGACGTCGAGCGGCGGGTCGCGCACTACGCGTGGGGCGCGCTGTGGTGCGTGCTGCCCGATCCCGAGCAGGTCTATCGCGGCGAGCTCTACCAGGTGGTGCGCGGCGCGCAGCGCATGCTCGGTCTGCTCCCGACCGGGCGCGGCCCGGGCGAGCGCGCCGAGAACGTGGTGAGCCTCTACTGGAGCGTGCGCGCCGACGCGGTCGAGCGCTGGCGCGAAGAGGGTCTCGCCGCGTGGAAGGACGAGATCGTACGTCTCGAGCCGCGCGCGGCGCGGGTGCTCGACGCGATCGACTCGCCCGAGCGCGTGCTCTTCGCGGCGTACCGCGACGTCGTGATGCCGCGCTGGCACGGCGCGCGGATGGTGTGGCTCGGCGACGCCGCACACGCGATGAGCCCGCAGCTCGGACAGGGCGCGAACCTCGCGCTCTGGGACGCGATGTCGCTCGCCGACGCGATCGAGGCGCACCCGACGCTCGATGGCGGACTGCGCGCGTACTCGCGCGTGCGCCGCCCGCACCTCGGCTTCTATCAGCTCGCGACGCGCTGGCTCACGCCGTTCTTCCAGAGCGACGCGGCCGCGCTCGGATGGATGCGCGACGCGCTGATGCCGCTCGGGCTCGCGATCCCCTACGTGCGCCGCCGCATGGTGCGCAGCATGGCGGGCATCGAGCGCGGCCTCGTGCGAGCCGCGCTCCCCGTCGGCGCGGTGATCCCGCGCCTGCCTCGCTAGCCCGGTGCCAGCGAACGAGAGCAAGCGGGGCTGGGGCCCCGCGCGCAGCGTTCGGGGTGGGGGGCCCCGATCCGGCTTTGCCGGTCGGGGGGAGGGGTCTTCCAAGACCCCTCCCGCGAACTACGCGCTCGCGTGGACGAGCTCGGCGGCGGTGCGGCGCCAGCGATCGATCGCCTCGGCGAGCGCACCTTCGCCGGCGCGCGCAACCAAGCGCTCGCAGCGTGCACCGAGCCGCTCGACGGGCACGTC is a window encoding:
- a CDS encoding RNA recognition motif domain-containing protein is translated as MSRLYVGNLAFHTTEDSLRDAFAQVGEVTDVHLVLDRITGNSRGFAFVTMGTPEGARAAIEQLNGMNLDGRSLRVDEAQERAPRAGGGGGGGFGGGGGGGGRGGFGGGGGGRGGGGGGGGWGGGGGDRGGRGGGGFGGGGRGGGRGR
- a CDS encoding FAD-dependent oxidoreductase, which codes for MRDALDIGIVGAGTAGSAAALLLARAGHRVTVYERVPAPSAVGAGIVLQPTGQSVLARLGLLGPILERGARIDRLRCETDRRRVVVDISYADVDARLFGIGLHRGVLFEALFDAARAQEGVRVELGIEITGCELEHDRRVLVDTRGERHGPFDLIVVADGAGSRITSSDVERRVAHYAWGALWCVLPDPEQVYRGELYQVVRGAQRMLGLLPTGRGPGERAENVVSLYWSVRADAVERWREEGLAAWKDEIVRLEPRAARVLDAIDSPERVLFAAYRDVVMPRWHGARMVWLGDAAHAMSPQLGQGANLALWDAMSLADAIEAHPTLDGGLRAYSRVRRPHLGFYQLATRWLTPFFQSDAAALGWMRDALMPLGLAIPYVRRRMVRSMAGIERGLVRAALPVGAVIPRLPR